The sequence GGCCAGCCTCCGCCGCCAGCTGCAGGGCATGGCCGTAGGCGTCGTCGTAGGTGTCGCCGTGCAGCACCACCTCGGCGCCCCTGGCGGCCACGGCCCGCACCTTCATCTCAGGCGTGGTGACCGGCATCACGATCACGGCCCGGCAGCCCAGCCGCTGGGCGCCGAGGGCCACCCCCTGGGCGTGGTTGCCGGCGCTGGCGGCGATCACGCCCCGCTCCAGCTCCGCCGGGCTGAGCCCCACCATCTTGTTGTAGGCGCCGCGCAGCTTGAAGCTGAACACCGGCTGCAGATCCTCCCGCTTGAGCAGCACCTGGTTGCCCAGCCGGCTGGAGAGGTTGGGGGCCGGATCCAGGGGCGATTCGATCGCCACGTCGTAGACCCTGGCCCGCAGGATGCGTTGCAGATAGCCGTCGGGGTCTGGGGCCACCTCTGCCGGAGCGACATCGGCGCTGGGGTTTCGGGGCTGCTGGCTCATGTCCCCAGTGTCGCAATCTGCGCAGGTGCCCCAGCGGAACCCCCTAGATTGCTCACAACGCCAGGGTCGTGATGCATCTCAGCGAGCTGAGCCACCCCAACCAGCTGCACGGCCTCAGTACCGCCGAGCTCGAAGCGATCGGCCGCCAGATCCGGGAGCGCCACCTCGAGGTGGTGAGCACCAGCGGCGGCCACCTCGGTCCGGGCCTCGGAGTGGTGGAACTCACCCTGGCCCTGTACCAGACCCTCGACCTCGACCACGACAAGGTGGTATGGGATGTGGGCCACCAGGCCTATCCCCACAAGCTGATCACCGGTCGCTACAAGGATTTCCACACCCTGCGTCAGCAGGGAGGCGTGGCGGGCTATCTCAAGCGCAGCGAGAGCAGCTTCGACCACTTCGGCGCCGGCCACGCCAGCACCTCGATCTCCGCCGCTCTGGGCATGGCCCTGGCCCGCGACCGCCGCGGCGAAGACTTCAAATGTGTGGCCGTGATCGGCGACGGTGCCCTCACCGGCGGCATGGCCCTGGAGGCGATCAACCACGCCGGCCATCTGCCCCACACCCGGCTGCTGGTGGTGCTCAACGACAACGACATGTCGATCAGCCCGCCGGTGGGGGCCCTCTCCACCCACCTCAACCGCATGCGGCACAGCCCGCCGCTGCAGTTCCTGCAGGACAACGCCGAGGAGGCGATCAAGCACCTGCCGTTCATGCACGGCGAGCTGCCGCCTGAACTGAAGAACCTCAAGGAGAGCATGAAGCGGCTGGCGGTGCCCAAGCTGGGCGCCGTGTTCGAGGAGCTGGGCTTCACCTACATGGGCCCGATCGACGGCCATGACATCGCCGGCATGGTGAAGGTGTTCCAGCAGGCCCACGCCCACGACGGTCCGGTGCTGGTGCATGTGGCCACCACCAAGGGCAAGGGTTACCCCTACGCCGAAGCCGATCAGGTGGGTTACCACGCCCAGGGCGCCTTCGACCTGGTCAGTGGCAAGGCCTACCCCTCCAGCAAGCCCAAGCCGCCCAGCTACAGCAAGGTGTTCGGCCAGACGCTGGTGAAGATCTGCGAGCAGGATCCGCTCGTGGTGGGGATCACCGCCGCCATGGCCACCGGCACGGGCCTCGACCTGCTCGAGAAGGCTGTGCCTGATCAATACTTCGATGTGGGCATCGCCGAGCAGCACGCCGTGACCATGGCGGCCGGGATGGCCTGCGAGGGCCTCAGCCCCGTGTGTGCCATCTACAGCACCTTCCTGCAGCGGGCCTTCGACCAGCTGATCCACGACGTGGGCATCCAGAAGCTGCCGGTCACCTTCGTGCTCGACCGCGCTGGCATCGTCGGCGCCGACGGCCCCACCCACCAGGGCCAGTACGACATCAGCTACCTGCGGGCGGTGCCCAACTTCACCGTGATGGCCCCGAAGGATGAGGCCGAGCTGCAGCGCATGCTGATCACCGCCATCCAGCACAGCGGACCCTGCGCCCTGCGCATTCCCCGGGGCGAGGGCGAAGGGGCTCCCCTGGCCGAGGAGGGCTTCGAGCCTCTGGAGATCGGCCGAGGCGAGCTGCTCGCCGATGGCGATGACCTGCTGATCGTGGCCTATGGCGCCATGGTGTATCCCGCCATGGCCACCGCCGGTCTGTTGCAGGAGCAGGGCATCCGGGCCGCCGTGATCAATGCCCGCTTCATCCGGCCCCTGGATGAGGCCCTGATCCTGCCGATGGCCCGGCGCATCGGCCGGGTGGTGACCATGGAGGAGGGCTGTCTGCCGGGGGGCTTCGGCGCCGCCATCACCGAGTGCCTCAACGACCACGACGTGCTCGTGCCGGTGCTGCGCATCGGCATTCCCGACCAGCTGGTGGACCACGCCTCACCGGCCCAGAGCAAGAGCGCCCTCGGCCTCACACCGCCCCAGATGGCGGACAGGATCCTGGAGCGCTTCGGGACCGGCCTGCGGCTCTCGATGCCGGTGAAGCCCCTGGCGGTCTGAGCCCCTTGGCTCCTGTGGGGAGCCCGGGCGAGC is a genomic window of Cyanobium sp. NS01 containing:
- the dxs gene encoding 1-deoxy-D-xylulose-5-phosphate synthase is translated as MHLSELSHPNQLHGLSTAELEAIGRQIRERHLEVVSTSGGHLGPGLGVVELTLALYQTLDLDHDKVVWDVGHQAYPHKLITGRYKDFHTLRQQGGVAGYLKRSESSFDHFGAGHASTSISAALGMALARDRRGEDFKCVAVIGDGALTGGMALEAINHAGHLPHTRLLVVLNDNDMSISPPVGALSTHLNRMRHSPPLQFLQDNAEEAIKHLPFMHGELPPELKNLKESMKRLAVPKLGAVFEELGFTYMGPIDGHDIAGMVKVFQQAHAHDGPVLVHVATTKGKGYPYAEADQVGYHAQGAFDLVSGKAYPSSKPKPPSYSKVFGQTLVKICEQDPLVVGITAAMATGTGLDLLEKAVPDQYFDVGIAEQHAVTMAAGMACEGLSPVCAIYSTFLQRAFDQLIHDVGIQKLPVTFVLDRAGIVGADGPTHQGQYDISYLRAVPNFTVMAPKDEAELQRMLITAIQHSGPCALRIPRGEGEGAPLAEEGFEPLEIGRGELLADGDDLLIVAYGAMVYPAMATAGLLQEQGIRAAVINARFIRPLDEALILPMARRIGRVVTMEEGCLPGGFGAAITECLNDHDVLVPVLRIGIPDQLVDHASPAQSKSALGLTPPQMADRILERFGTGLRLSMPVKPLAV